In the genome of Pediococcus claussenii ATCC BAA-344, one region contains:
- a CDS encoding ribonuclease J — MSSSIKIIPFGGVRENGKNMYAVQVDEDIYILDCGLKYPENELLGIDIVIPDFSYLSEHKDQIVGVFLTHGHADAIGALPYFLKEFDVPVFGSKLTIELAKITISGETELKSYDQFHIVNESKEIDFDSVVVSFFKTTHTIPESLGVVLKTDQGQIVYTGDFKFDQTVANGYATDYGRLAEIGRGKVIALLSDSSNAENPQAKSNEVAVGDSIWETINYHDGRIIVAAVASNILRIQQVINAAAKSHRKIVLTGHDLEKIVNTALKLNRLHLPEKDLIVPMNQLAKLKPEETILLETGKMGEPIKSLQKMASRKSGQMSIHDNDLVYIVTTPSHAMETTVAKTKDMVYRAGAEVKSISDDVNSAGHATKDDLQLMMNLIHPEYLIPIQGEYRLLAAHAELAKEVGIDSNHIFITSKGDVLEYKNNEMSLAAGIEVGNTMIDGIGVGDIGNIVLRDRKILSEDGIFVAVITIDRKHKKIITDPKITSKGFVYLKTSTDLINVSSEIVKNTVQTNLDQKEFDWGHLKQDVRDKLGKYLFEQTKRRPVILPVIMEVNQHHKKSSKKKATDNG; from the coding sequence ATGAGCAGTTCGATTAAAATAATTCCATTTGGCGGAGTACGCGAAAATGGTAAGAATATGTATGCAGTACAGGTTGATGAAGACATTTATATATTAGATTGTGGATTGAAATATCCTGAAAATGAACTCTTAGGAATTGATATTGTAATTCCTGACTTTTCATATTTAAGTGAACACAAAGATCAAATCGTTGGCGTGTTTTTAACTCATGGACATGCCGATGCAATCGGCGCTCTTCCATATTTTTTGAAAGAATTCGATGTTCCAGTTTTTGGTTCAAAGTTAACAATTGAGTTGGCTAAAATTACTATTAGTGGGGAGACAGAATTAAAGAGTTACGACCAATTTCATATTGTCAATGAATCTAAAGAAATTGATTTTGATTCTGTAGTTGTTTCTTTTTTCAAAACAACTCACACAATTCCTGAATCTTTGGGCGTTGTTTTGAAAACTGATCAGGGACAGATTGTTTACACGGGCGATTTTAAGTTTGATCAAACAGTGGCTAACGGTTACGCCACCGATTATGGTCGCTTGGCTGAAATTGGGCGGGGAAAAGTTATTGCACTTTTGAGTGATTCCTCGAATGCTGAAAACCCACAGGCTAAGTCAAATGAAGTTGCAGTGGGGGATTCAATATGGGAAACAATTAATTATCATGATGGTCGAATTATTGTTGCGGCAGTTGCTTCAAATATTTTAAGAATTCAACAGGTGATTAATGCCGCCGCAAAGTCGCATCGTAAAATTGTTTTGACAGGACATGATTTAGAAAAAATTGTGAATACGGCTTTAAAACTTAATCGGCTTCACTTGCCTGAAAAAGATTTAATTGTACCTATGAATCAGTTGGCTAAACTGAAACCAGAAGAAACGATTTTACTGGAAACTGGTAAGATGGGTGAACCAATCAAGTCTTTACAGAAGATGGCATCAAGGAAGTCTGGACAAATGTCAATTCATGATAATGATCTAGTTTATATTGTAACAACTCCATCACATGCTATGGAAACAACAGTAGCAAAGACTAAAGATATGGTCTATCGTGCTGGCGCGGAGGTTAAATCAATTTCTGATGATGTTAATTCGGCCGGACATGCAACTAAAGATGACCTACAGCTAATGATGAATTTAATTCATCCGGAATATTTGATTCCCATTCAAGGTGAATACCGGTTACTAGCTGCTCATGCAGAATTAGCGAAGGAAGTTGGAATAGATTCAAATCATATTTTTATTACAAGCAAAGGTGATGTCCTTGAATATAAAAATAATGAGATGAGCTTGGCTGCAGGTATCGAAGTTGGAAATACGATGATTGATGGTATCGGAGTCGGGGACATTGGAAATATTGTGTTAAGAGATCGAAAAATTTTATCTGAAGATGGAATTTTTGTTGCTGTCATTACTATTGATCGTAAGCACAAAAAAATTATTACTGATCCAAAGATCACTTCAAAAGGCTTCGTTTACCTGAAAACAAGTACAGATCTTATAAATGTTAGTTCAGAAATTGTTAAGAATACAGTTCAGACTAATTTGGATCAAAAAGAATTCGACTGGGGACATTTGAAACAAGATGTTCGTGACAAGCTTGGCAAGTATCTATTTGAACAAACTAAAAGACGACCTGTTATCTTACCAGTAATCATGGAAGTCAATCAGCACCATAAAAAGTCTAGCAAAAAGAAAGCTACTGACAATGGATAA
- the holA gene encoding DNA polymerase III subunit delta yields MKITELENELNSNIVKNIYLVKGNDQFIQDHARKLFLNLIPDDQQVMNVSSFDFLQSGMESILDEAQSAPFFGDRRLLFITAPSFLSTEKNKSKFAPSGFSDYVKSPEPSTILVLLANYEKLDGRKKVVKNLEKNAVVVDASHPNESDVKNIISRMVKEKKYKIDSEAMDQLIGRTDNDLSLVAQGLEKLYLYNLQEKVITFDSVQKLIPQSLNQNVFDLINFLLKRKVKESMSVYSELLFQQEQPLRINAAILSQFRLLIQVKVLLDKSYSQGKIAGELGAHPYRVKLAIQTARQFQIEQLQKAFLGITDIEKQLKTTQRDPQELFELFLVAYNNGW; encoded by the coding sequence ATGAAGATAACGGAATTAGAAAATGAATTAAATTCGAATATAGTTAAAAATATTTATTTGGTGAAAGGAAACGATCAGTTCATTCAAGATCATGCAAGAAAGCTTTTTTTAAATTTAATTCCTGATGATCAGCAAGTAATGAATGTAAGTAGTTTTGATTTTTTACAAAGTGGGATGGAATCAATTCTTGATGAGGCGCAATCGGCCCCATTCTTTGGTGATAGGAGACTGTTATTCATAACGGCGCCGTCTTTTTTGTCAACGGAAAAAAATAAAAGCAAATTTGCCCCCTCAGGATTTAGTGATTATGTTAAGTCGCCAGAGCCATCAACAATTTTAGTTTTACTGGCCAATTATGAAAAACTTGATGGCAGAAAAAAAGTTGTTAAGAATTTAGAGAAAAATGCGGTAGTGGTGGATGCTAGTCATCCTAATGAGTCAGATGTGAAGAATATAATTAGCAGAATGGTTAAAGAGAAAAAATATAAAATTGATTCAGAAGCAATGGATCAGCTAATTGGACGAACGGATAACGATCTTTCACTTGTAGCACAGGGCTTGGAAAAATTGTATTTGTATAATTTACAAGAAAAGGTGATTACGTTTGATAGTGTCCAAAAATTAATCCCGCAAAGTTTGAATCAAAATGTTTTCGATTTGATCAATTTTTTACTTAAGCGCAAAGTAAAGGAGAGCATGTCAGTTTATTCAGAACTATTATTTCAACAGGAACAACCTCTAAGAATAAATGCAGCTATTCTAAGCCAATTTAGACTTTTGATTCAAGTCAAAGTTCTTTTGGATAAAAGTTATTCTCAAGGTAAAATTGCTGGGGAGTTGGGAGCACATCCGTATAGGGTCAAACTTGCTATTCAAACGGCACGTCAATTTCAAATTGAGCAGTTACAAAAAGCCTTTTTAGGAATCACAGATATTGAAAAGCAGCTAAAAACCACTCAAAGGGATCCGCAAGAATTATTTGAATTGTTCTTGGTTGCATACAATAATGGTTGGTAG
- the tuf gene encoding elongation factor Tu: MAKEHYERTKPHVNIGTIGHVDHGKTTLTAAITKVLSEKGLAEASDYADIDAAPEEKERGITINTAHVEYETEKRHYAHIDAPGHADYVKNMITGAAQMDGAILVVAATDGPMPQTREHILLAHQVGVDYIVVFLNKTDLVDDDELVDLVEMEVRELLSEYDFPGDDVPVIRGSALKALEGDPEQEKVIMELMDTIDEYIPTPDRQTDKPFLMPVEDVFTITGRGTVASGRIDRGTVKVGDEVEIIGLKEENLKTTVTGLEMFRKTLDEGEAGDNIGALLRGVNREQVVRGQVLAAPGSIQTHKKFKGEVYILSKEEGGRHTPFFSNYRPQFYFHTTDVTGVIELPENVEMVMPGDNVTFTVELIEPVAIEKGTKFTVREGGHTVGAGVVSEIDD, translated from the coding sequence ATGGCAAAAGAACATTACGAAAGAACAAAACCCCATGTAAATATTGGTACAATTGGACACGTTGACCATGGGAAGACTACTTTGACAGCTGCTATTACAAAAGTGTTGTCAGAAAAAGGATTGGCAGAAGCTTCAGATTACGCTGATATTGATGCAGCTCCTGAAGAAAAAGAACGTGGTATTACAATCAATACTGCTCACGTTGAATATGAAACAGAAAAGCGTCATTATGCTCATATTGACGCCCCAGGACATGCTGACTACGTTAAGAACATGATCACTGGTGCTGCTCAAATGGATGGTGCTATCTTGGTTGTTGCTGCAACTGATGGTCCTATGCCACAAACTCGTGAACATATCCTTCTTGCTCACCAAGTTGGTGTTGATTACATCGTTGTTTTCTTGAACAAGACTGATCTTGTTGATGATGATGAATTAGTTGACTTAGTTGAGATGGAAGTACGTGAATTACTTTCTGAATATGATTTCCCTGGTGATGACGTTCCTGTTATCCGCGGTTCAGCTTTGAAGGCTCTTGAAGGCGACCCAGAACAAGAAAAAGTTATCATGGAATTGATGGATACAATCGACGAATACATTCCAACACCAGATCGTCAAACTGACAAGCCATTCTTGATGCCTGTTGAAGACGTATTTACAATCACTGGTCGTGGTACTGTTGCTTCTGGACGTATCGATCGTGGTACTGTTAAAGTTGGTGATGAAGTTGAAATCATCGGTTTGAAAGAAGAAAACCTTAAGACAACTGTTACAGGACTAGAAATGTTCCGTAAAACACTTGATGAAGGTGAAGCTGGAGATAATATTGGTGCACTTCTTCGTGGTGTAAACCGTGAACAAGTTGTTCGTGGTCAAGTTTTGGCTGCTCCTGGTTCAATCCAAACTCACAAGAAGTTCAAGGGTGAAGTTTATATCTTATCTAAAGAAGAAGGTGGACGTCATACTCCATTCTTCTCAAACTATCGTCCACAATTCTACTTCCATACAACTGACGTTACTGGTGTTATTGAACTTCCAGAAAACGTTGAAATGGTTATGCCTGGTGATAACGTTACATTTACTGTAGAACTTATTGAACCAGTTGCTATTGAAAAAGGTACTAAATTTACTGTTCGTGAAGGTGGCCATACTGTTGGTGCTGGAGTCGTATCAGAAATTGACGACTAA
- the rpsT gene encoding 30S ribosomal protein S20 produces the protein MPVIKSAMKRVRTNEKAAARNRSQMSAMRTSIKTFETAASNGAENASELLTQAYSKIDRAKSKGLIKANNAARSKSRLAKQLSK, from the coding sequence ATGCCAGTTATCAAATCAGCAATGAAGCGTGTTCGCACTAATGAAAAAGCTGCAGCACGCAACCGTTCTCAGATGAGCGCTATGCGCACCAGCATCAAGACTTTCGAAACTGCTGCTAGCAATGGTGCTGAGAATGCCAGCGAATTATTAACTCAAGCATATAGCAAGATCGATCGTGCTAAGTCAAAGGGTCTTATCAAGGCTAACAATGCTGCTCGTAGTAAATCACGTTTAGCAAAACAACTTAGTAAGTAA
- a CDS encoding DNA internalization-related competence protein ComEC/Rec2, with translation MKIQNSFFWSAILAMLVLGFYFSHKVIFAILGIAWIVRAVCLRSKLILIAMLLTSGMAIFVCHRVNKNIEVGKALVGKKVEHLRIKAETDQVKIDGDQFIIRGVKNDLTGLPIMIYGSLNNINEKYFLSQNRPLFLKLNGVVGVPVSPTNFNQSDSRIFSYSKGVFLTLEKAKIDRMQIRQTFSIVDWLHCFREKLVLRCNSFEEPIRGYVLGAVLGYQDEFMQQNSEKYKNTGIIHLFCISGLHVFFLVDGLKALFRRLRITKETSESLLLVLVPIYYVIGGGSTSLLRCISIVWINTFCSRFRLKQRNIDTWGLVLLINMYLNPFVLFCLGGQLSYLLSLILITLKFKNKVYQSIALFLVEIPSLLYFTYQVNILTVLFNLIFIPIFSVIILPCAICLLLVPGLNIVLGLPIIFFEVLIKMAEKMPGLILVGKPHANVVILLFIITLKLVTIDQNIKTYKQISGLAFVLYSCVYMLLHLVPYGEVSFFDVGQGDCILIREPFNRRISLIDTGGRVGFVKNGWKKRQKIEVPQANRTSVNYLKSLGISQIDNLCLTHQDVDHIGDTGTICKNFRVKRLIIGDGMLDSLGFKDKVKSVINRKTSIKSVKSGFIVRNFPFQVLYPEKKGKGANEDSLALIGTFGKQKFLFTGDLDQNGEKRMMEMYPELKVDVFKLGHHGSRTSNSDAVFDIAGPHVTITSAGRKNRFGHPHKETIEKIKKHHILNYSTQTSGMISYRYFENDSGRWITKFKGN, from the coding sequence GTGAAGATTCAAAATAGCTTCTTTTGGTCAGCAATACTTGCTATGTTAGTGCTTGGATTCTATTTTTCACACAAAGTTATTTTCGCCATTCTGGGGATTGCTTGGATTGTAAGGGCCGTGTGTCTGAGGTCAAAACTTATTTTAATAGCAATGCTTTTGACCAGTGGAATGGCAATTTTTGTATGTCATAGAGTTAACAAAAATATTGAAGTTGGGAAGGCCTTAGTTGGTAAAAAAGTTGAACATTTAAGAATTAAGGCAGAAACGGATCAGGTCAAAATCGATGGCGATCAGTTTATAATTCGAGGTGTTAAAAATGATTTGACTGGTTTACCTATTATGATTTATGGGTCATTGAACAATATCAACGAAAAATATTTTCTAAGTCAAAATCGTCCGCTATTTTTAAAGCTTAACGGAGTAGTGGGAGTACCAGTATCACCTACTAATTTTAATCAAAGTGATTCTAGAATTTTTAGTTATTCCAAAGGTGTTTTTTTAACTCTTGAAAAAGCAAAAATAGATCGGATGCAAATCAGGCAAACTTTTTCCATAGTTGATTGGCTACATTGTTTTAGAGAAAAATTGGTTTTAAGATGTAATAGTTTCGAAGAACCAATTAGAGGTTATGTTCTGGGAGCAGTTTTAGGTTATCAAGATGAGTTCATGCAACAAAATAGTGAAAAATATAAGAATACAGGAATTATTCACTTGTTTTGCATTTCTGGACTGCACGTTTTCTTTTTAGTGGACGGATTGAAAGCTTTATTTCGAAGGTTAAGGATAACGAAAGAAACTAGCGAAAGTTTACTTCTCGTTTTGGTTCCCATTTATTATGTTATCGGTGGGGGGTCAACTAGTTTACTACGTTGTATTTCTATTGTTTGGATAAATACATTTTGTAGCCGTTTCAGACTTAAACAAAGAAATATTGACACATGGGGACTTGTTTTATTAATTAACATGTATCTTAATCCTTTTGTATTATTTTGCTTAGGTGGTCAATTAAGTTATTTACTTTCGCTTATTTTGATAACCTTAAAATTCAAGAATAAGGTCTACCAATCAATAGCACTATTTTTAGTAGAGATTCCTTCTCTATTGTATTTTACATATCAGGTCAATATTTTAACTGTATTGTTTAATCTGATTTTTATTCCTATATTTTCCGTTATTATTTTACCGTGTGCGATTTGTTTACTACTTGTTCCAGGATTAAACATTGTTTTGGGATTACCAATCATTTTTTTTGAAGTATTAATTAAGATGGCCGAGAAAATGCCAGGTCTTATACTCGTTGGTAAACCTCATGCGAACGTTGTAATACTGTTGTTTATCATTACTTTAAAGTTAGTGACAATTGATCAGAATATTAAAACTTACAAACAAATAAGTGGATTAGCATTTGTACTGTATAGCTGTGTTTATATGCTATTACATTTGGTTCCCTATGGGGAAGTGAGTTTTTTTGATGTTGGGCAGGGAGATTGTATTCTAATTAGAGAGCCATTTAATCGGAGAATTAGTTTGATAGATACTGGCGGCAGAGTTGGTTTTGTTAAAAATGGGTGGAAAAAAAGGCAAAAAATCGAGGTACCCCAAGCCAACCGAACATCTGTCAATTATCTAAAGAGTTTGGGGATATCACAAATTGATAATTTATGTTTAACGCACCAAGATGTGGATCATATTGGCGATACTGGTACAATTTGTAAAAACTTCAGAGTAAAACGTCTAATAATTGGTGATGGGATGTTGGATTCGCTCGGGTTCAAAGATAAAGTGAAATCAGTAATAAATAGAAAAACATCAATCAAGTCTGTTAAAAGCGGTTTTATTGTTCGAAATTTTCCATTCCAGGTTTTATATCCTGAGAAAAAAGGAAAAGGAGCGAATGAGGATTCTCTTGCATTGATTGGTACTTTCGGAAAACAAAAATTTCTCTTTACCGGCGACTTAGATCAAAACGGTGAAAAAAGAATGATGGAAATGTATCCTGAATTAAAGGTTGATGTTTTTAAACTAGGTCATCACGGTAGTAGGACATCTAATTCAGATGCAGTTTTTGATATTGCCGGTCCCCATGTTACGATTACTTCTGCAGGGCGAAAAAATCGTTTTGGGCATCCGCATAAAGAGACAATAGAAAAAATTAAAAAGCATCATATTCTTAATTATTCGACACAAACATCTGGGATGATTAGTTATAGATATTTTGAGAATGATTCTGGAAGATGGATAACAAAATTTAAAGGAAATTGA
- the tig gene encoding trigger factor yields MTAKWEKTGTNEGKLTFEVGTEEIKKGIDQAFDRTKKQLNVPGFRKGKVPRQIFNQMYGEEALYEDALNIVLPDAYEAAIAEAGIEPVDQPHIDVDSMEKDQPWVLNAVVTVKPEVELGEYKGVKVTKQSTRVTQKEVDEEIEKKRQDQAELVLKEDQPAEDGDTVTIDFDGSVDGEAFDGGKAENYDLVLGSNSFIPGFEDQLVGHKSGDKVDVKVTFPDDYQAENLQGKDAIFKVTVHEVKAKELPALDDEFAKDVDEDVDTLDDLKAKVKEQIKDQKKQTAEDTKENEAIQAAVDNAKIEEIPNAMVKEDVDRQVSQYLANMQQQGISPDMYFQLTGSTEDQLREQLTEGAENRVKTNLVLEAIVEAEKIEISDEEVNSEIKNLADQYGMEESAVRSALSEDMVKHDVAVKKAVDIIKDSAIEEAKSKSTKKEN; encoded by the coding sequence ATGACTGCAAAATGGGAAAAAACCGGAACTAACGAAGGTAAATTAACTTTCGAAGTTGGAACAGAAGAAATTAAAAAAGGTATCGATCAAGCTTTTGATCGTACAAAGAAACAATTAAACGTACCTGGCTTCAGAAAAGGCAAAGTTCCTCGCCAAATTTTTAACCAAATGTATGGTGAAGAAGCACTTTATGAAGACGCATTGAACATTGTTCTTCCAGATGCTTATGAAGCAGCAATTGCTGAAGCTGGCATCGAACCCGTTGATCAACCACATATTGATGTAGACAGTATGGAAAAAGATCAGCCTTGGGTTTTAAATGCGGTTGTAACTGTAAAACCAGAGGTTGAACTTGGTGAATATAAGGGTGTTAAAGTAACAAAACAGAGTACACGTGTTACTCAAAAAGAAGTTGACGAAGAGATTGAAAAGAAGCGTCAAGATCAAGCTGAGTTGGTTCTTAAAGAAGACCAGCCTGCCGAAGACGGGGACACTGTTACAATTGATTTTGATGGATCTGTTGATGGTGAAGCCTTTGATGGTGGTAAAGCTGAAAACTACGATTTAGTTTTGGGCTCAAACTCGTTTATTCCTGGGTTTGAAGATCAGTTAGTAGGTCACAAATCTGGAGATAAAGTTGATGTGAAGGTTACATTCCCAGATGACTATCAAGCTGAAAACCTACAGGGTAAAGATGCGATATTTAAGGTTACAGTTCACGAAGTTAAAGCAAAAGAACTTCCTGCTTTAGATGATGAATTTGCTAAAGATGTTGATGAAGACGTAGATACTCTTGATGATCTAAAGGCAAAGGTTAAAGAACAAATTAAAGATCAAAAGAAGCAAACTGCTGAGGATACGAAAGAAAACGAAGCAATTCAAGCTGCTGTTGACAACGCTAAGATTGAAGAGATTCCTAATGCAATGGTTAAAGAAGATGTTGATCGCCAAGTTAGTCAATATCTTGCCAACATGCAGCAACAAGGAATTTCACCAGACATGTATTTCCAACTCACTGGTTCTACGGAAGATCAACTTCGTGAACAATTAACGGAGGGTGCAGAGAATCGTGTTAAGACTAACCTAGTCCTTGAAGCAATCGTTGAAGCTGAAAAGATTGAGATTTCAGACGAAGAAGTTAATTCTGAAATCAAAAACTTAGCAGACCAATACGGAATGGAAGAATCTGCAGTCCGTTCGGCCCTTTCGGAAGATATGGTTAAACATGATGTTGCTGTCAAGAAAGCAGTTGATATAATTAAGGATTCTGCTATCGAAGAAGCTAAGTCAAAGAGTACTAAAAAAGAAAATTAA
- the rpsO gene encoding 30S ribosomal protein S15, whose translation MAISQEKKNELIKQYARHEGDTGSAEVQIAVLTADINEINDHLKIHRKDFHSQRGLMKKIGHRRNLLAYLRKNDVQRYRDLIKSLGLRR comes from the coding sequence ATGGCAATTTCACAAGAAAAGAAAAATGAATTGATTAAGCAATACGCACGTCACGAAGGTGATACGGGTTCAGCAGAAGTTCAAATCGCTGTTTTGACTGCTGACATCAATGAAATCAATGATCATTTGAAGATTCATCGTAAAGATTTTCATTCACAACGTGGTTTAATGAAAAAGATTGGACATCGTCGTAACTTGTTAGCTTACTTACGTAAGAATGATGTACAACGTTATCGTGATCTAATCAAGAGTTTAGGACTCCGTCGTTAA